The Pirellulales bacterium DNA segment AGAAGTATCCAGGCCGTCGCGCTCTCTTCGACCGATCCTTTACGTCTCTTGCATTTGCGTTGCTTGCCGACGGCGTGCCGACCGACAAGCTCTACCCGATGGACATAGATCGGGCCTTCCGGAAACTGGACGAGATCAAACCCCATATCAAGGTATGGTGGACACAAGCTGCGCAATCCCAGCAATTGATTCGCGATGAAGTCGACATGATCGCGATGTGGAGCGCCCGCGCCGTTGATCTCATCGAAGCGAACGTGCCGCTCGAAATCGTCTGGAACGGCGCCGAGCTTTACGACGCGACTTTATGTGTGCCGAGGGGCAATCCTAATGCGGCAATGGCATGGGAATTCATCAGTTTCGTCGCGCAAGCCGAACCACAGGCGAATCTCGCGATGCTGTTGCCATATGGGCCTGCCAATCCTAATGCGCGCGCCCTGATGCCCGAAAAGCGTGTTCGCATGACTCCCGCTTGGCCCGACAACGCCAAAGTGGCATTCAGTCACGATGCTGCTTGGCTCGCTCCTCGCATGCCTGCGATCAGGGAACGCTGGACGCAGTGGCTCGCCATATAGATCAAAGTCGATCCATGTCGCCGAACCCTGAAGCCCCCGCTTCAGGCTCTTCCAACATGACTCCAGACCAATGGGCTAGCAGACAGATGACATCGAGTTGAAGTCGACGACTTGTTCTATCAGCTTTCGTTCCCACCGCTTCGTATGGAGCGGCCT contains these protein-coding regions:
- a CDS encoding ABC transporter substrate-binding protein, which produces MPNPQKISRRNLMKGLCISSLLGGEFLIAPSARAQTRTLYVNSYGGVWETSWRKAFFAPFTARTGIEVKAVSPVSFAKLKAQVQKKHYDWDLTNLGDVEFAVGVHENLLEKIDTSIIKKDQVPPHMIRDYGVVSYSLGTNLVYRKDKFPNGGPQSWSDFWNVKKYPGRRALFDRSFTSLAFALLADGVPTDKLYPMDIDRAFRKLDEIKPHIKVWWTQAAQSQQLIRDEVDMIAMWSARAVDLIEANVPLEIVWNGAELYDATLCVPRGNPNAAMAWEFISFVAQAEPQANLAMLLPYGPANPNARALMPEKRVRMTPAWPDNAKVAFSHDAAWLAPRMPAIRERWTQWLAI